The nucleotide window agttggctcacttatccagagggcctgatccagctgggggctccacagcttttggttcataattcatgtgtttccattggtttggccatttgtccctgtgctttttccaatcttggtctcaataattcacactcttacagtccctcctctttcttgacaattggagtcctggagctccacctggggcctggccgaggatctctgcatccacttccatcagttattggatgagagttccagcactaccattagggtgtttggccatctgatcaccagactaggtcagttcaggctttctctcaacaattgccagcagtctacaggggatgtatcattgtgaatttctgggaacctctctagcactttgcttcttcctgttctcatgtggtcttcatttatcatggtctgttattctttgttctccctttctgttcttgatccggctgggatctcctgctcccctaagctctctttccctggaaacttgtccttcattactcctactctCTTCCAGGTTggtcatgtagatcttatccatttctctgtcattgggtgatccctgtgtctttcttagggtcctgttttttaggtagcctctctggagatGTGAGTCagttagtcatctttgttttacatctagtatcctactatgagtgagtacataccatgtttgcctttctgagtctgagttacctcactcaggatgatttttttcaagatccatccatttgccttcaaacctcatgatgtcattatttttctctgctgagtagtactccattgggtatatgtatcacattttctttattcattcttcagttgaagggcatctaggttgtttccaggttctggctattacaatgctgatatgaacatagctgagcaaatgcccttgtggtatgattgagcaatccttgggtatatgcccaagaatgctacagctgggtcttgggggagatggattcccacttttctaaggaagcaccatattgatttccaaagtggctgtacaagcttgcattcccaccaacactggaggagagttccccttgctccacatcctctccagaataagctgtcttcagtgtttttgatcttagccattctgacaggtgtaaggtggtatctcagagtcattatgatttgcatttcctggataattagggatgttgagcaattccttaaatgtctttcagccacttgaacctcctctgctgagaattctctgtttagttctccattccatttcttaattggactgtggggcattttgatgtctaatttcttgagttctttatatattctagatatcagccctctgtcagatatggggttggtgaagaccttttctcattctgtaggctgttgctttgtcttgttgaccatgtcctttgctctacaaaagcttctcagtttcaataggtccacTTGATTggttatttctctcagtgtctgtgctactggtgttatatttaggaagtgatctcctgtgccagtgcattcaagactacttcctactttctcttctatcaggttcagagtaactggatttatgttgaggtctttgatccacttggacttaagttttgtgcatggtgacagatatggatctatttgcagccttctacacgttgacatccagttatgccagcagcatttgttgaagatgctttctttttccattgtacatttttagcttctttgtcaaaaattatatgttcataggtgtgtgggttaatgtcagcatcttcaattcgattccattggtccacatgtcagtttttatgccagtaccaagctgtttttattatggtagctctatagtagaggttgaggTTGCGGATcgttccagaggttgttttattgcacaggattcttttggctatcctgggttttttgtttttccatatgaagttgagtattattctttccagatctatgaagaattgtgttggtaatttgatggggattgtattgaatctgtagattgcttttggtaagatcaccatttttactatgttaatcctgcctatgcatgagcatgggagatctttccattttctgacatcctcttcaatttttttcaggtacttaaagttcttttcatataggtccttctcatgcttagttagagtaaccccaagttattttatatcatttgtggctattgtaaagggtgatgtatcttgatttccttctcaccctGTTTGACTAtattatataggagggctactgattttttttaagttgatcttgtatcttgctatttTGCTAAAGGTGTTTAAAAGCTGTATCagctccttggttgaatttttggggtcactcatttatgctatcatgtcatccgcaaatagggaaagcatgacttcttcctttccaatttgtatccccttaatctttttatgttgtcttcttgctctggctagaactttaagtcctatattgaataagtatagggagaggggacagccttgccttgttcctgattttagtggtattgctatGACTTTCTCTcgatttaatttgatgttggctgttggcttgatgtaaattgcctttattatgtttaggtatgttccctgtattcctgattgctccacgacctttatcataaaggggtgttggattttgtcaaatgccttttctgcatctagtgagatgattatgtggtttttttccctttgagtttgtttatatagtgtattacattgaggaactttcgtatgttgaactacccttgcatccttgggatgaagcctacttgatcatggtagataattgttttgatgttttcttggagtctgtttgccagtattttattgagtatttttgcatcaaagttcatgagggagatcggtctgtagttctctttctttgttgcatctttgtttggtttagcaaacagggtaattgtagcctcatagaaggagtttggtaatattccttctgcttctattgtgtggaacattttaaagagtactggtattaactcttctttgaagatctggtagaattctgcactgaaaccatctagtcctgtgctttttttagttgggagattttaatgactgattctgtttccttagtggTTAATGGACTATttgaatggtttatctggtcttgatttaacttaggtatgtggtacctatccagaaaattatccatttcttttagattttccagttttgtggagtacaggtttttgaagtatgacctgatgattctctggatttctacattgtctgttgttatgcctcccttttcatttctgattttgttaatttggatgccctctctctgtcttttggttagtttagataagggcttgtttatcttgttgattttctctaagaaccaactctttgtttcattatttttttgtattgttctctttatttctattttatcgatttcagctctcaatttgataatttcctggcgtctgttcttcctgggagactttgcttcttcttgttctagagctttcaggtgtgctgttaagtcactagtatgagatttctccaacttctttatgtgggcatttagtgctatgaatttccctcttagcactgctttcatagtgtcccataagtttgggtatatggtgtattcattttgattgatctctaggaagtcttaaatttctttctttatttcatccttaacccattggtgattcagttgagcactattcagtttccatgagattgtaggttttctgtaggttttttttgttgttgaaatctaactttaaaccatggtggtctgatagaacacaggaggttattccaattgttttgtatctgttgagatttgctttgtggctaagtatgtggttgattttagagaaggttccatggggtgctgagaagaaggtatattcttttttttttttcgggtgGAATATTCTGCaggtatcgattaagtccatttgggtcataacatcagttaagccctttatttctctgttaagtttcaatttggcccatctgtccagaggtgaaagtggggtgttgaagtctcccactattaatgtgtggagttttataagtgatttaagctttagtaatgtttcttttacataagtGGGTaaccttgtgtttggggcataaatattcagaattgaaacttcatcttggtggatttttcctgtgatgtgtatgtaatgtccttcatgatctcttttgattgattttagttgaagtctattttgctggatattaggatggctacaccagcttgcttcttaagaccatttgattggaaagtcttttcccagccttttattcttaggtagtgtctatctttgaatttgaggtgtgtttcttgcatgcagcagaaagatggatcctgtttttgtatccattctgctagtctgtgtctttttataggtgaattaagtccattgatattaaggaatattaatgaccagtgattgttcattcctgttattatttttattttttggtggtagtgtgtgtgtacttctcttctttgggggttactgctgtggtgttatctattgcctgtgttttcaagggtgtatctgacttccttaggatGGAATTTTccctctagtgctttctgtaaagctgggtttgtgggtaagaattgtttaaatatggctttgtcttggaatgtcttgttcactccatctatgatgattgaaagttttgctgggtatattattctaggctggcatccatggtctctttgtgtctgcattatatctgtccaggtccttctggctttcaaattctctattgagaaatcggtgttattctgatggtttgcctttataagtcacttggcatttttcctttgctgcccctaatattctttctttattctgtacgtttagttgtttaattattatgtggcgaggggactttttttggaggTCTTGTccgtttggtgttctataagcttcttgtatcttcatacgcatttccttctttaagttgggaaagttttcttctatgatcttgttaaatatattttctgtgcctttgagatggtattcttctccttcctctatccctattattcataggtttggtcttttcatggtgtcccaaatttcttggaaattttgggtcatgattttgttggctttagtgttttctttgactgatgaatctatttcttctaccatatcttcaatgccagagatcctctcttccatttcttgcattctgttggttatactttcatctgaagttcctgttcatttactcagattttctctttccagcattccctctgcttgtgtctttttcattttttctatttcccttttcaggtcttggactatatCTGTCATCTGATTCATTGctgtttcatgattttctttcagggacttattgttttcttctgctttatttgtcctttcctctagttttttaaattttttttttttttataccatgcttcccattttttgtcgtctgctcctccactttatttttgatttcttctatataaggctctagcctcttcatgatgttatttatgaggttgttttcttctgcttcttctattctgtgatgttcaggtctagctgttggaggagggctaggttctggtgatgctgtattgctctttatttgttgtatgtacttctgccttgatgtctgcccatctccttgtggattcgttcttggtcttatcagtgcacgtgatccagacagaactgacagatttagggagcctctctctggtccagatgggagctctgggcctgatgggaactctggtccagatgggagtgctggccggatgggagctggatgctggtctctgagtctcaggaagtcactgggaCCTCTGTATCTtgcccagatgggagctccagggtggGATGGGATCTGGggtctctagtccagatgggagttccagggcaggatgggagctggggattggtctttgagtctcaggaagtggctgggaccTCCATACCTTGTCCATATGGGAACTCCGGGCAGGATGGGACAGTACAAAGATGAGCCCCAAGTTAATATAAACAAAGCTTTTATGCTACCTGTGTTCCTGTGTCCCCCTGCATAGCAATCTACAGTGACACACATTTGATTGGCTTATTAAGCTTCCATTATAGAGTTTGCTAAACTGCCTCATAAGCAGAAATGTTTGCCCAATCAACAGAACTTACAACAAGCCTTTTAAAGTGCAGATGAGGGGAGGAGATTGGGGTTCAAAAGAGATGAGGGGTGGAGTTGTGAACCTCAAGGGAATAGACCAGTATGGTGTGgctatttcttgtttttcaggGCTCCAAAGCACAGCACCCTGTGTAGGAATTGCCTTGCACTTGAACAGTACCCACACCATGCAAAGGCTGTGTTTTGTCATTTGTTTGGATAATTCTAGACAGTTGTTTCCATGTCTGAGAATTTTAAATCCTGTTACTGTTAGGATTGCTGCACAATGTGTCATTGTATGGTTCCTTGCACATAGTTCTGTTTTGAAAGTTATGTGTGCAATTCCTATTCTTTTGGACCATATGACTATTTATGACAAGAAATGCTTTCTTATTTAAttagtaaatatatataacaGAGGAATGTGAAATATTGAACAGTGTTAGAAGAGGTCACATGCTTAAAAGTAGTATGGGCTATACTAGGCCATGATATTTGAGGGACACCTCATAGGACTCCCTTTAAGACTCActgttatgtatatatataaattgatgTGTATAATAATGAGTTAAATATCATATggataatacatatatatatatgatataagaTATATAACTTACCATTCTCAAAGGGCATGTGGTTTAGTTTTCTGTTACATGTTTTCCACCACAtgggttaaaataaataatattaagagaaaaaacacaacTCCATATATTCATGTACTAAAAGCACATAGACACTATGTCATGATTGACAGTTCTAATGCCAACACCTTGACTCTTCTTACAGGAATTTGCCTGTCAATGAATGTCAAACATTTATCACCCTCTCACACATAGACCTCAACAAGTTTACTATATGTTTTTCTGTGCTCATAAATACAAAAGGACTGATTGTGGCATAGATAAGGACCACAAAGAGTTGAATATAGTAAGATGTTGGATCGTTCAGAAACATAGTTCTTGAGCAGGAGATAACGCTGTCCAGGACGGACATCACCACAAAGAAGCTCATGAGCAGCAGGATGGTCCGGGTGGCCCTTTCCTCTGGAGATGCTCTTGGAGAAAGGCTGGTGCTGTGAAGATGCTGGGACTGCCTCTTGTGCCTGCACAGGAGGGTCATCATGTAGCAAGTCGAGAGGACCATGAGACTAATAAGAAAGGCTTCCCTGAGGGCCAGCAGTATGGAAAAGGTGCTTTGCATCAGGTAACTCATGGGTAGAATAGAGCAGGATTGAGTGACATACATGATGTTATTCAAGGTCAAATTGGGTGTGGCGATAATAGATATTAAGAGATGACTGCTAATGAACATATAGAAGACACTCAGGAAAAGAAGGGCACATGACATGTGATAGGGAGATATATGCTTGAATTTTGCCAAACAGGAGTTTCTGGGACTGAGGATGATAGCCTGGAGGACACTCAACAGACTGGTGGTACAAAGAGAGAGACCTCTAAATATTCTGTAGATGTAGATAAAAAATTTACATGTGATGTCATTCCATTCCCTCTGAGTAATAAAAATGTCTGTAGCTATGAATGCTGTGATCAGTAGCATCAGTAGGTGGATTAGGGCCAAGAGAGCAATGGGCAGGTCAGTGGGTTTGGGCCTGTGCCCAGAAGTGAACTTGAGGatgtggaagagaagaaggatgctATTGGCTGAGATCCCAATGCCAATTTCAGAGAAAAAGGTGTTCCTTAAGTGGGCATTAATGTGGTGTTCATGGTTCTTATTCATCTTATGTGGGAAAAAACAGTGGCCGAGGAGGAAATCAGATCAATGACTCATCATGGGCACAACTCCAggaagcactgcagacagctctGCTGCCTCAGGGAAACAAGCAGATGCCCACACACACTTACTGAACTGAAGATCTCAGTCTACCTCACACTCCACAGACCATCCTCATGCTAGTAGCACTTGTCCTAAAGTCAGAGCCAAGGGTGGATCTTGTGTCCCAGGGTGGCTGCATCAGTGTGTGAGCTCCTCCAACATTAAAAACTCCCTCCATCAGGCATGATGACTTTTCATATTTCACCTGGTTGGGTTTTACTGGAGCAGGAGCAGCTTCTTACTGGGTTTTCATCTATGACGTCTTGATTGGCAGGTACATTATAGTCAGAGTTTCACTATTTAGGGTGAGTTTGAATGAGGGTGATTGTGTAATAGAAGAAATTCGCCCTTTGCACTGACAGAGGTCTAGTGGATCAGGCATGCACTTATCATGGTCAGGGCTGCCTTTACTGTATTCATTGTGAAACCGAATTTCTTAATACATTTCTATGGAAATGATGGTAATTGTGAAGTATGAGTCCAGACAATTTACATTCCACCCATGGTGTGCTTTATCCTCTGAGTGTGACCTCATGCACTCTAAGGCTGAGTTCCAGTCACCTCCTCTGGAACATATGGATAGTCAGGTGCCCGTTTGTGGAGACACTAGGTGTGCAAGGACATGCTTTATACACACAAATCTCAGCAGGTTCCAGGTCTTGATGGTTtctatggatgttttgtcttctGTTTATCCCATGCAGAGCACATGTTTGTGCTCTGGGAGAGTTAAGGTAGCTCACAGTGACTGTTCAGCTCCATCCCTGCCTGAAACAGAGGATATATGATAAATTACATAACAGTAGCACATTGGAGTGGAGTCCTTCCAGAGACTCAGATGGACAATTCAGTCACTGAGCTCTGCTCTGTAACTGCATCTTCCCTGTTTCTAATCTCATTCCAGTGCCTCCTCCATGAGAAGGGCAAGGTGGGCAAATGTCAGGAGGAGCATATTCCATGTCCTTCTCCTTCAGCATGTGATGTCAGGGGGTAAATGGAACTGCAGTTATAACAGACTCACGGCTATCCTGTCCCATTTCAGGAAATTAGTTAAAGGAAAATGGTCCAACTCAGACTTTAGTGATGGGCTCCATAGGATTCTATGGTTCTCTCTACCCTTCACTGAGTCGTGATACTTTTCCTGATTCCAGATGTGCCAActccaattttattttaagaaatgtggTGTATATGTTTTTGAATTGTTGCCATTTGTTTGATTAGATATTGACTAattaaaataccataaccaaaaacaAGTTCGGGAAAGCCTTTATTTCATGTTCTAGCTGATTGTCCATCATCCAGGAAAGGTGGGGAATGAGCTTTAGGCAA belongs to Onychomys torridus chromosome 3, mOncTor1.1, whole genome shotgun sequence and includes:
- the LOC118580760 gene encoding vomeronasal type-1 receptor 94-like, whose translation is MNKNHEHHINAHLRNTFFSEIGIGISANSILLLFHILKFTSGHRPKPTDLPIALLALIHLLMLLITAFIATDIFITQREWNDITCKFFIYIYRIFRGLSLCTTSLLSVLQAIILSPRNSCLAKFKHISPYHMSCALLFLSVFYMFISSHLLISIIATPNLTLNNIMYVTQSCSILPMSYLMQSTFSILLALREAFLISLMVLSTCYMMTLLCRHKRQSQHLHSTSLSPRASPEERATRTILLLMSFFVVMSVLDSVISCSRTMFLNDPTSYYIQLFVVLIYATISPFVFMSTEKHIVNLLRSMCERVINV